A genome region from Bombus terrestris chromosome 10, iyBomTerr1.2, whole genome shotgun sequence includes the following:
- the LOC100649965 gene encoding sodium/hydrogen exchanger 7 isoform X8 — MAVRGDARILLLGILCIFLLKSCNGAATDIELDAKAQLLHRLDSLNLLLYTFLLILTVLTIWTFKHRRLRFLHETGLAVIYGLIIGAIIRYGFTTSSTILHMPVVPDNSSKYNQSVPPDTLWLRFPEDKGGGVIKNKTFAYSFRGEIYKQDNEIDLKATFDPEIFFNIILPPIIFHAGYSLKRKYFFRNLGAILMYALIGTSISAFVIGALMYAFVQLIPHLSASFTFLDTLYFGALISPTDPLTIISIFNDLHVDVNLYALVFGESVLNDAVAIVLSGAIQNYGERYQSGSGGFETVAFFQAFGDFVGIFSLSLFIGATMGCITALLTKFTRVRDFPLLESALFVLMSYSTFLIAEASDLTGVVAVLFCGICQAHYTYNNLSPDSRQRTKQLFELLNFLAENFIFSYIGVTMFTFPKHHFDPGFIFAGFLCALLGRAANVYPLSFILNLARKPKISLNYQHMLFFAGLRGAMSFALAIRNTVSDARQAMLTTTSLIVILTVIFQGGATTQFLSWFNIPVGVDEEIEGLSHNGMRSYNSMQDGSLPGSGIKPNEKALLARIWGDFDTRYMKPLLTHSRPTLLETLPVCCTPLARILTTTQQMTQDEAVRKADSDSDFCLEDRELERRRSSIQPRKRNDDDDEDLRIIGMEGFIPLRTL; from the exons ATGGCAGTGAGAGGTGATGCACGAATTCTCCTCCTcggaattttatgtattttcttgTTAAAATCATGTAATGGAGCCGCGACAGATATTGAATTAGACGCAAAAGCACAGTTGTTACATAGACTCGATAGTTTAAatcttttattatatacatttttattgatattaactGTTTTAACAATATGGACATTTAAGCATCGTCGTCTTAGGTTCCTCCATGAAACTGGTCTAGCTGTCATTTACG GATTAATTATAGGGGCAATAATTCGTTATGGTTTCACAACAAGTAGTACCATTCTTCATATGCCTGTTGTGCCAGACAACAGTAGTAAATATAATCAATCAGTTCCTCCAGATACCTTATGGTTACGTTTTCCAGAAGATAAAGGAGGTGGTGTCATTAAAAATAAGACATTTGCCTATTCATTTAGGGGAGAGATTTATAAGCAGGATAATGAGATAGATTTGAAG GCCACCTTTGatcctgaaatattttttaacattattttaccACCAATCATTTTCCATGCTGGGTATAGTTTAAAACGT aAATACTTCTTTAGAAACTTAGGAGCGATTCTTATGTATGCTTTAATTGGAACATCTATATCAGCTTTTGTTATTGG AGCTTTGATGTACGCCTTTGTGCAATTAATACCACATCTGTCTGCTTCATTTACATttttggataccttatattTTGGTGCATTAATATCTCCTACGGATCCACTgacaataatttctatttttaatgatTTACATGTAGATGTAAATTTATATGCTTTAGTATTTGGGGAAAGTGTGTTAAATGATGCAGTTGCAATTGTACTTAGTGg TGCCATACAGAATTATGGAGAACGTTATCAGTCAGGTTCAGGTGGATTTGAAACTGTAGCATTTTTCCAAGCATTTGGTGATTTTGTTGGAATATTTAGCTTATCTTTATTTATTGGTGCTACCATGGGCTGTATCACTGCTTTGTTAACTAAATTTACTAGAGTCAGAGATTTTCCACTTTTGGAATCAGCATTATTTGTTTTAATGTCTTATAGCACATTCTTAATTGCTGAAGCATCTGATCTTACAG GTGTAGTCGCTGTCTTATTTTGTGGTATTTGTCAAGCACATTAcacatataataatttaagtCCGGATTCGCGGCAACGGACGAAACAATTGTTTGAACTCTTAAATTTTTTAGCTGAGAACTTTATATTCAGTTACATTGGTGTTACAATGTTTACTTTTCCGAAACACCATTTCGATCCAGGATTTATTTTTGCAGGATTT CTTTGTGCATTACTAGGTCGGGCAGCCAATGTATATCCATTATCTTTTATATTGAATTTAGCGCGAAAACCAAAGATATCGTTAAATTATCAGCATATGTTATTTTTTGCTGGTTTACGTGGAGCCATGAGTTTTGCTCTGGCCATCAGAAATACTGTATCCGATGCTCGGCAGGCTATGTTAACAACAACGAGTTTAATTGTAATTCTGACAGTCATTTTCCAGGGTGGTGCAACAACCCAGTTTTTGAGCTGGTTTAATATACC AGTTGGAGTAGATGAAGAAATAGAAGGATTATCACACAATGGAATGCGCAGT TATAATTCTATGCAGGATGGATCATTACCAGGCAGTGGCATAAAACCTAATGAAAAAGCATTACTTGCTAGAATCTGGGGTGACTTTGATACTCGCTACATGAAACCACTTTTAACTCACTCCAGGCCTACATTATTAGAAACATTACCAGTTTGTTGCACACCTTTAGCCAGGATTCTTACAACAACACAGCAAATGACACAG GATGAAGCTGTTAGAAAAGCAGATTCAGATTCAGATTTTTGTCTTGAAGATCGTGAACTGGAGCGTCGAAGGAGTAGTATTCAACCG agaaaaagaaatgatgatgatgatgaggaCCTAAGAATCATTGGAATGGAAGGATTTATTCCGTTAAGAACATTGTAA
- the LOC100649965 gene encoding sodium/hydrogen exchanger 7 isoform X5 produces MAVRGDARILLLGILCIFLLKSCNGAATDIELDAKAQLLHRLDSLNLLLYTFLLILTVLTIWTFKHRRLRFLHETGLAVIYGLIIGAIIRYGFTTSSTILHMPVVPDNSSKYNQSVPPDTLWLRFPEDKGGGVIKNKTFAYSFRGEIYKQDNEIDLKATFDPEIFFNIILPPIIFHAGYSLKRKYFFRNLGAILMYALIGTSISAFVIGALMYAFVQLIPHLSASFTFLDTLYFGALISPTDPLTIISIFNDLHVDVNLYALVFGESVLNDAVAIVLSGAIQNYGERYQSGSGGFETVAFFQAFGDFVGIFSLSLFIGATMGCITALLTKFTRVRDFPLLESALFVLMSYSTFLIAEASDLTGVVAVLFCGICQAHYTYNNLSPDSRQRTKQLFELLNFLAENFIFSYIGVTMFTFPKHHFDPGFIFAGFLCALLGRAANVYPLSFILNLARKPKISLNYQHMLFFAGLRGAMSFALAIRNTVSDARQAMLTTTSLIVILTVIFQGGATTQFLSWFNIPVGVDEEIEGLSHNGMRSSGGEGGFGDLDIHRERSPPYNSMQDGSLPGSGIKPNEKALLARIWGDFDTRYMKPLLTHSRPTLLETLPVCCTPLARILTTTQQMTQDEAVRKADSDSDFCLEDRELERRRSSIQPRKRNDDDDEDLRIIGMEGFIPLRTL; encoded by the exons ATGGCAGTGAGAGGTGATGCACGAATTCTCCTCCTcggaattttatgtattttcttgTTAAAATCATGTAATGGAGCCGCGACAGATATTGAATTAGACGCAAAAGCACAGTTGTTACATAGACTCGATAGTTTAAatcttttattatatacatttttattgatattaactGTTTTAACAATATGGACATTTAAGCATCGTCGTCTTAGGTTCCTCCATGAAACTGGTCTAGCTGTCATTTACG GATTAATTATAGGGGCAATAATTCGTTATGGTTTCACAACAAGTAGTACCATTCTTCATATGCCTGTTGTGCCAGACAACAGTAGTAAATATAATCAATCAGTTCCTCCAGATACCTTATGGTTACGTTTTCCAGAAGATAAAGGAGGTGGTGTCATTAAAAATAAGACATTTGCCTATTCATTTAGGGGAGAGATTTATAAGCAGGATAATGAGATAGATTTGAAG GCCACCTTTGatcctgaaatattttttaacattattttaccACCAATCATTTTCCATGCTGGGTATAGTTTAAAACGT aAATACTTCTTTAGAAACTTAGGAGCGATTCTTATGTATGCTTTAATTGGAACATCTATATCAGCTTTTGTTATTGG AGCTTTGATGTACGCCTTTGTGCAATTAATACCACATCTGTCTGCTTCATTTACATttttggataccttatattTTGGTGCATTAATATCTCCTACGGATCCACTgacaataatttctatttttaatgatTTACATGTAGATGTAAATTTATATGCTTTAGTATTTGGGGAAAGTGTGTTAAATGATGCAGTTGCAATTGTACTTAGTGg TGCCATACAGAATTATGGAGAACGTTATCAGTCAGGTTCAGGTGGATTTGAAACTGTAGCATTTTTCCAAGCATTTGGTGATTTTGTTGGAATATTTAGCTTATCTTTATTTATTGGTGCTACCATGGGCTGTATCACTGCTTTGTTAACTAAATTTACTAGAGTCAGAGATTTTCCACTTTTGGAATCAGCATTATTTGTTTTAATGTCTTATAGCACATTCTTAATTGCTGAAGCATCTGATCTTACAG GTGTAGTCGCTGTCTTATTTTGTGGTATTTGTCAAGCACATTAcacatataataatttaagtCCGGATTCGCGGCAACGGACGAAACAATTGTTTGAACTCTTAAATTTTTTAGCTGAGAACTTTATATTCAGTTACATTGGTGTTACAATGTTTACTTTTCCGAAACACCATTTCGATCCAGGATTTATTTTTGCAGGATTT CTTTGTGCATTACTAGGTCGGGCAGCCAATGTATATCCATTATCTTTTATATTGAATTTAGCGCGAAAACCAAAGATATCGTTAAATTATCAGCATATGTTATTTTTTGCTGGTTTACGTGGAGCCATGAGTTTTGCTCTGGCCATCAGAAATACTGTATCCGATGCTCGGCAGGCTATGTTAACAACAACGAGTTTAATTGTAATTCTGACAGTCATTTTCCAGGGTGGTGCAACAACCCAGTTTTTGAGCTGGTTTAATATACC AGTTGGAGTAGATGAAGAAATAGAAGGATTATCACACAATGGAATGCGCAGT TCTGGTGGCGAAGGTGGCTTTGGAGATCTGGACATACATAGGGAGAGAAGTCCGCCG TATAATTCTATGCAGGATGGATCATTACCAGGCAGTGGCATAAAACCTAATGAAAAAGCATTACTTGCTAGAATCTGGGGTGACTTTGATACTCGCTACATGAAACCACTTTTAACTCACTCCAGGCCTACATTATTAGAAACATTACCAGTTTGTTGCACACCTTTAGCCAGGATTCTTACAACAACACAGCAAATGACACAG GATGAAGCTGTTAGAAAAGCAGATTCAGATTCAGATTTTTGTCTTGAAGATCGTGAACTGGAGCGTCGAAGGAGTAGTATTCAACCG agaaaaagaaatgatgatgatgatgaggaCCTAAGAATCATTGGAATGGAAGGATTTATTCCGTTAAGAACATTGTAA
- the LOC100649965 gene encoding sodium/hydrogen exchanger 7 isoform X9, giving the protein MAVRGDARILLLGILCIFLLKSCNGAATDIELDAKAQLLHRLDSLNLLLYTFLLILTVLTIWTFKHRRLRFLHETGLAVIYGLIIGAIIRYGFTTSSTILHMPVVPDNSSKYNQSVPPDTLWLRFPEDKGGGVIKNKTFAYSFRGEIYKQDNEIDLKATFDPEIFFNIILPPIIFHAGYSLKRKYFFRNLGAILMYALIGTSISAFVIGALMYAFVQLIPHLSASFTFLDTLYFGALISPTDPLTIISIFNDLHVDVNLYALVFGESVLNDAVAIVLSGAIQNYGERYQSGSGGFETVAFFQAFGDFVGIFSLSLFIGATMGCITALLTKFTRVRDFPLLESALFVLMSYSTFLIAEASDLTGVVAVLFCGICQAHYTYNNLSPDSRQRTKQLFELLNFLAENFIFSYIGVTMFTFPKHHFDPGFIFAGFLCALLGRAANVYPLSFILNLARKPKISLNYQHMLFFAGLRGAMSFALAIRNTVSDARQAMLTTTSLIVILTVIFQGGATTQFLSWFNIPVGVDEEIEGLSHNGMRSSGGEGGFGDLDIHRERSPPYNSMQDGSLPGSGIKPNEKALLARIWGDFDTRYMKPLLTHSRPTLLETLPVCCTPLARILTTTQQMTQDEAVRKADSDSDFCLEDRELERRRSSIQPMQ; this is encoded by the exons ATGGCAGTGAGAGGTGATGCACGAATTCTCCTCCTcggaattttatgtattttcttgTTAAAATCATGTAATGGAGCCGCGACAGATATTGAATTAGACGCAAAAGCACAGTTGTTACATAGACTCGATAGTTTAAatcttttattatatacatttttattgatattaactGTTTTAACAATATGGACATTTAAGCATCGTCGTCTTAGGTTCCTCCATGAAACTGGTCTAGCTGTCATTTACG GATTAATTATAGGGGCAATAATTCGTTATGGTTTCACAACAAGTAGTACCATTCTTCATATGCCTGTTGTGCCAGACAACAGTAGTAAATATAATCAATCAGTTCCTCCAGATACCTTATGGTTACGTTTTCCAGAAGATAAAGGAGGTGGTGTCATTAAAAATAAGACATTTGCCTATTCATTTAGGGGAGAGATTTATAAGCAGGATAATGAGATAGATTTGAAG GCCACCTTTGatcctgaaatattttttaacattattttaccACCAATCATTTTCCATGCTGGGTATAGTTTAAAACGT aAATACTTCTTTAGAAACTTAGGAGCGATTCTTATGTATGCTTTAATTGGAACATCTATATCAGCTTTTGTTATTGG AGCTTTGATGTACGCCTTTGTGCAATTAATACCACATCTGTCTGCTTCATTTACATttttggataccttatattTTGGTGCATTAATATCTCCTACGGATCCACTgacaataatttctatttttaatgatTTACATGTAGATGTAAATTTATATGCTTTAGTATTTGGGGAAAGTGTGTTAAATGATGCAGTTGCAATTGTACTTAGTGg TGCCATACAGAATTATGGAGAACGTTATCAGTCAGGTTCAGGTGGATTTGAAACTGTAGCATTTTTCCAAGCATTTGGTGATTTTGTTGGAATATTTAGCTTATCTTTATTTATTGGTGCTACCATGGGCTGTATCACTGCTTTGTTAACTAAATTTACTAGAGTCAGAGATTTTCCACTTTTGGAATCAGCATTATTTGTTTTAATGTCTTATAGCACATTCTTAATTGCTGAAGCATCTGATCTTACAG GTGTAGTCGCTGTCTTATTTTGTGGTATTTGTCAAGCACATTAcacatataataatttaagtCCGGATTCGCGGCAACGGACGAAACAATTGTTTGAACTCTTAAATTTTTTAGCTGAGAACTTTATATTCAGTTACATTGGTGTTACAATGTTTACTTTTCCGAAACACCATTTCGATCCAGGATTTATTTTTGCAGGATTT CTTTGTGCATTACTAGGTCGGGCAGCCAATGTATATCCATTATCTTTTATATTGAATTTAGCGCGAAAACCAAAGATATCGTTAAATTATCAGCATATGTTATTTTTTGCTGGTTTACGTGGAGCCATGAGTTTTGCTCTGGCCATCAGAAATACTGTATCCGATGCTCGGCAGGCTATGTTAACAACAACGAGTTTAATTGTAATTCTGACAGTCATTTTCCAGGGTGGTGCAACAACCCAGTTTTTGAGCTGGTTTAATATACC AGTTGGAGTAGATGAAGAAATAGAAGGATTATCACACAATGGAATGCGCAGT TCTGGTGGCGAAGGTGGCTTTGGAGATCTGGACATACATAGGGAGAGAAGTCCGCCG TATAATTCTATGCAGGATGGATCATTACCAGGCAGTGGCATAAAACCTAATGAAAAAGCATTACTTGCTAGAATCTGGGGTGACTTTGATACTCGCTACATGAAACCACTTTTAACTCACTCCAGGCCTACATTATTAGAAACATTACCAGTTTGTTGCACACCTTTAGCCAGGATTCTTACAACAACACAGCAAATGACACAG GATGAAGCTGTTAGAAAAGCAGATTCAGATTCAGATTTTTGTCTTGAAGATCGTGAACTGGAGCGTCGAAGGAGTAGTATTCAACCG ATGCAGTAA
- the LOC100649965 gene encoding sodium/hydrogen exchanger 7 isoform X1, producing MAVRGDARILLLGILCIFLLKSCNGAATDIELDAKAQLLHRLDSLNLLLYTFLLILTVLTIWTFKHRRLRFLHETGLAVIYGLIIGAIIRYGFTTSSTILHMPVVPDNSSKYNQSVPPDTLWLRFPEDKGGGVIKNKTFAYSFRGEIYKQDNEIDLKATFDPEIFFNIILPPIIFHAGYSLKRKYFFRNLGAILMYALIGTSISAFVIGALMYAFVQLIPHLSASFTFLDTLYFGALISPTDPLTIISIFNDLHVDVNLYALVFGESVLNDAVAIVLSGAIQNYGERYQSGSGGFETVAFFQAFGDFVGIFSLSLFIGATMGCITALLTKFTRVRDFPLLESALFVLMSYSTFLIAEASDLTGVVAVLFCGICQAHYTYNNLSPDSRQRTKQLFELLNFLAENFIFSYIGVTMFTFPKHHFDPGFIFAGFLCALLGRAANVYPLSFILNLARKPKISLNYQHMLFFAGLRGAMSFALAIRNTVSDARQAMLTTTSLIVILTVIFQGGATTQFLSWFNIPVGVDEEIEGLSHNGMRSSGGEGGFGDLDIHRERSPPYNSMQDGSLPGSGIKPNEKALLARIWGDFDTRYMKPLLTHSRPTLLETLPVCCTPLARILTTTQQMTQDEAVRKADSDSDFCLEDRELERRRSSIQPVSFHQPNLNYTINPCYQPNSTDVTNPDEPYVILNLHRR from the exons ATGGCAGTGAGAGGTGATGCACGAATTCTCCTCCTcggaattttatgtattttcttgTTAAAATCATGTAATGGAGCCGCGACAGATATTGAATTAGACGCAAAAGCACAGTTGTTACATAGACTCGATAGTTTAAatcttttattatatacatttttattgatattaactGTTTTAACAATATGGACATTTAAGCATCGTCGTCTTAGGTTCCTCCATGAAACTGGTCTAGCTGTCATTTACG GATTAATTATAGGGGCAATAATTCGTTATGGTTTCACAACAAGTAGTACCATTCTTCATATGCCTGTTGTGCCAGACAACAGTAGTAAATATAATCAATCAGTTCCTCCAGATACCTTATGGTTACGTTTTCCAGAAGATAAAGGAGGTGGTGTCATTAAAAATAAGACATTTGCCTATTCATTTAGGGGAGAGATTTATAAGCAGGATAATGAGATAGATTTGAAG GCCACCTTTGatcctgaaatattttttaacattattttaccACCAATCATTTTCCATGCTGGGTATAGTTTAAAACGT aAATACTTCTTTAGAAACTTAGGAGCGATTCTTATGTATGCTTTAATTGGAACATCTATATCAGCTTTTGTTATTGG AGCTTTGATGTACGCCTTTGTGCAATTAATACCACATCTGTCTGCTTCATTTACATttttggataccttatattTTGGTGCATTAATATCTCCTACGGATCCACTgacaataatttctatttttaatgatTTACATGTAGATGTAAATTTATATGCTTTAGTATTTGGGGAAAGTGTGTTAAATGATGCAGTTGCAATTGTACTTAGTGg TGCCATACAGAATTATGGAGAACGTTATCAGTCAGGTTCAGGTGGATTTGAAACTGTAGCATTTTTCCAAGCATTTGGTGATTTTGTTGGAATATTTAGCTTATCTTTATTTATTGGTGCTACCATGGGCTGTATCACTGCTTTGTTAACTAAATTTACTAGAGTCAGAGATTTTCCACTTTTGGAATCAGCATTATTTGTTTTAATGTCTTATAGCACATTCTTAATTGCTGAAGCATCTGATCTTACAG GTGTAGTCGCTGTCTTATTTTGTGGTATTTGTCAAGCACATTAcacatataataatttaagtCCGGATTCGCGGCAACGGACGAAACAATTGTTTGAACTCTTAAATTTTTTAGCTGAGAACTTTATATTCAGTTACATTGGTGTTACAATGTTTACTTTTCCGAAACACCATTTCGATCCAGGATTTATTTTTGCAGGATTT CTTTGTGCATTACTAGGTCGGGCAGCCAATGTATATCCATTATCTTTTATATTGAATTTAGCGCGAAAACCAAAGATATCGTTAAATTATCAGCATATGTTATTTTTTGCTGGTTTACGTGGAGCCATGAGTTTTGCTCTGGCCATCAGAAATACTGTATCCGATGCTCGGCAGGCTATGTTAACAACAACGAGTTTAATTGTAATTCTGACAGTCATTTTCCAGGGTGGTGCAACAACCCAGTTTTTGAGCTGGTTTAATATACC AGTTGGAGTAGATGAAGAAATAGAAGGATTATCACACAATGGAATGCGCAGT TCTGGTGGCGAAGGTGGCTTTGGAGATCTGGACATACATAGGGAGAGAAGTCCGCCG TATAATTCTATGCAGGATGGATCATTACCAGGCAGTGGCATAAAACCTAATGAAAAAGCATTACTTGCTAGAATCTGGGGTGACTTTGATACTCGCTACATGAAACCACTTTTAACTCACTCCAGGCCTACATTATTAGAAACATTACCAGTTTGTTGCACACCTTTAGCCAGGATTCTTACAACAACACAGCAAATGACACAG GATGAAGCTGTTAGAAAAGCAGATTCAGATTCAGATTTTTGTCTTGAAGATCGTGAACTGGAGCGTCGAAGGAGTAGTATTCAACCGGTGAGTTTTCATCAACCTAATCTCAATTACACTATTAATCCGTGCTATCAGCCTAACAGCACAGATGTCACTAATCCAGATGAACCTTATGTAATCCTTAATTTACACAGAAGGTAG